Part of the Antechinus flavipes isolate AdamAnt ecotype Samford, QLD, Australia chromosome 2, AdamAnt_v2, whole genome shotgun sequence genome is shown below.
TGATTGTTCGGTGGTGGAATTTCACAATGGAAttgtcaaacatttattttctatctcccTCACCTAATTACGcctcaatttaaaagaaaaataaaactcaaagacaatttttaaaaaataactttttattgatagaactcatgccagggtaattttttacagcattatcccttgcattcacttctgttccgatttttttcccctcccccagatggcaagcaatcctttacatgttgaataagttacagtatatcctggatacaatatatgtgtgcagaaccgaacagttttcttgttgcacagggagaattggattcagaaggtataaataacccgggaagaaaaacaaaaatgcagaaaatgaatggatgcccatcaattggagaatggttgagtaaattgtggtatatgaatgttatggaatattattgttctgtaaggaatgaccagcaggatgaatacagagaagactggcgagacttacatgaactgatgctgagtgaaatgagcagaaccaggagatcattatatacctcaacaacaatactatatgaggatgtattctgatggaagtggatttctttgacaaagagatctaactcagtttcaattgatcaaggatggacagaagcagcttcacccaaagaaagaacactgggagatgaatataaactgcttgcatttttgtttttcttcccggattatttataccttctgaattcaattctccttgtgcaacaagaaaactgttcggttctgcaaacatatattgtatccaggatatactgtaacctattcaacatgtaaaggactgcttgccatctgggggagggggtggagggagagaggggaaaaatcggaacagaagtgaatgcaagggataatgttgtaaaaaattaccctggcatgagttctatcaacaaaaagttatttttttaaaaatgcaagcagtttatattcatctcccagtgttctttctttgggtgtagctgcttctgcccatatCAAAGACAAATTTCTAAAAGTGATATATAATTgaccaaggatatgaacagttttcagatggtgaaattaaaGCCATGCTTTAAATGctctatgtccaaagggctataaaaaatgccattactgggtctatctcctgaggaaatcataaaggagagacaAGGgcccatgtgtacaaaaatgtttgtagcagctctttttgtggtagcaaagaattggaaactgaatagatgtccatcaattgggaatgactgaacaagttttggtatatgaagataatggaatattattgttctataaaaaatgatgcaaTTGATTTTATAAAGTCCTGAAAGATCTACAAGATCTACATTTGTTTCCGAGCAAAAtcaggtttttcccttttgctctgatttttctctcccaatatgattcataaatatgtattaaaaataaatttactaggaaaaaacaaaaagaagataaTTGACCACCTACTAAAGAGAAAAGATATGTTGTTGAGGGAGGGGGAGTGTCAAGTTTTTTCCTATCAGTCAACAGGGTATGTTAAAGATCTTTTAGGCTCCACCCCTTGTGGAACACAAAAAACCTATGTTCAGTGAGCTGTGTTCTAGGTAAGGATATGTAATCCACCCATGAAATTGGCTCATATACAAAAAATGACATCCGTGGTGTTAACTTGCTAAAACTCAGCCATACTAGATATCTCTGTGGGCTAAAATGGTAGAGGAAGTTTTATTGAGAAGCGAGAGCCTGCTCTGAATCTTAGAAATCaagtcctttcattttttaaagtaggaaACCCAGACCCAGGTACTGCCACACATCATGTGAGAGGTAGAATCAGAATGTGAACCCCTGTCTTCTGCTCTGTCCTGTGCCATGTTTTCTCAATTTGAAGCTGGAGGACAAAAGCAGGAATAAACATGGATGTGGAGAACAGTCTTGTCTGAGCAATGTTAGCAGAACAGCATTTTGCCCTCAAAGTCTGTGGTCCTGGTCTCTAAATGCCCAAAGGATCAGTCACGTGGGAACAGGAATTAGAGATTCCGCTTGGTCCTGGGGGGGTAAGGCAAGGCACAGGCTAGCAGGTATCCGATAAGTATGAGGGAAAATGCCCTGTCTAGGCCAAAATGGGATGTGCTGCCCCATGATGTCGTGGAGGTGTGGACCAAACTCAACTTGTTGGGGATCTCATGAAAGGGACAGTAGGAGGTAGGCTGTGAGTGCCTTCCACTTTGGTGAGATTTCATGGTTGTTAATCAGCAGCTACCCACCACAGCCTGGGAGAATGTGAAGGTAGATGTTGGCAAACATTTAGAAAGGAGGGGCCATAGACCAAAGGCAAAGACTGTAGCTCATTAGGCTGGGCCTAGCGATAGACTTGGTGCTGGAAGGGATCTCGGAGGTGCCACCTAATACAACCCTCATTGTTATTAGAACTCCATCTTGAAATTGGTATTTCCCAGCTACTTGTGTCCAAATACATTAGGGACACTGTTATGATGATGGGGGAAAAGCTCAATTTGAGTCAGAGTCTGATCTCAAAAAGAAGCTGTCCCTTGATACATGTGAACTTGGGAAAGCCATTTAGCCTCTCAGCCAGTTTTCTAGAAAATGTTGCTTTCTGGACCCCTTCCAACTCTATGCTGTATCCTGCTAGGATAACGTAAGCTCACTGAGGGCagacttttgtttttaatggtgGTATGTCTAGTACTTGGCATAGCACCATATGTGCTCACTGAGTATTTCATAACACTCGTTTGTTGAATTGGACTGAAtcttgtctcattttacagatgaaattccATCCTTGGGAGATTCATTTGTCTGAGCTCGATAATTAGCAGGGCCAGGATTTGAACATGGCCCCCTAAGTCTAAGTCTGTTGTCCCTCAGAACTCTGGCTTCTCCCTGTCCCTGTAGTTTCTCCCTCTCAGCCTTAGTTTTGCCACCCAGACTTTGGTTGGAATCAGCATCCATATAGATGCTTGATGGACCTATTTTTGTGCTTTCTGTCACAGGTACCAGGATCATCTATGACCGAAAATTTCTGATGGAATGTCGTAACTCTCCTGTGGCCAAAACACCTCCCCGGGATCTGCCCACCATTCCTGGGGTCACCAGTCCCCCCGGTGATGAACCTACTACTGAAATGACCCCGAACCACCTCCCCAACAGCCATGAGGACAAGCCAGGAAGCCGTAAGTAGAGTGGAGATTACCTGGGAAGTTTAGACTACCTAAGCTGTGCGGGCACCCTGGAGAACATCTGTTCACATTTGCACATCACAAAGCTGAGGTCCAGATGAAAAAGTACATTTCCTGGAGTCACACACCATGAACTCTAGCACCATAGATATCCATCTCTAGGATCCAACTTTCAGCTAAGGCAATTTCCAGGGTTAGGGGTAGAAGAAATGAGCAAATTGGCCTTTTCCACATTCCCATATCCTTCATGCCCCCATAAACCTTATACTTGCAAGGATATATGTGTGAGGTCAGATGTACCCCAAGAGATGTTATAGAAAATGCACAATAATTTcctgtttcttcattttcacAAAAAGAGGGGAAACTCCAGAAGCCCAGGGGGAGAAGATGGTGCAATTATTCTAAGTCCTGAGTAGCAGGAAGTTCTGCAGGGCTGCCCTtttaaaacagaagtggataaaAATGGGCCCCTCTATACCATCGTTATCATGACTCAAGTTTATTGTTGGGTAATGAGTGACACCCTTTGGTATAGTGGTTATTTATCTCACACTTGTGGCTTCCTTGGGATTTGTGGCACTCCAGAATAGAACTTTATACAAAAGTTATGAGAGTGCCTGTCTTTGAGGGTCATATAGGaatggggggcgggggagggagacGGGTTTTTAACCATCTCCTAATGCCTGTAGTATTTTTACCACCTCACTGCTTCCCAGCCTCTTTCTTTTCAGCCCCTGAATTCAGGGTTAAGGAGCCTCTAGGCATTTGAGTCTATTGATCTACTGTTCCTCCCTTCAAATTTCCATTATCATTCCTGTTGGCACTTTGTTCCTATAGGTTTTATTTTCAGTTGATTCCTCCTTTGGTTTCTCCATTGTtgctatcttttcatttttatttgcctTGTTTTTGCCTTGGTCTCCCTCTCTTGCCCCAGAACCATCCCTTTGATAAAACAAAGGGCCACAGGAGATGGGTTTTGGGTGGTTTTGTTCTTATTGCACACAAGAAGCCAGCTTGTTGGAAATTGTTGAAGTGCTGTATTTAGAAAGATTGCtgtttccaggaaagaagataaaaacccacccatttctctttttcttttgcctgGCCTTATCACTCTCAAATTCACCCTCCTCTCCCAGCCCAGTCTGTCAGGGGTTAGTTCTTCTGTCAGTGAACTTGCCTAGAAGGCAAGTAGTTTGGGCTTTGAGGAGACTGCTGCATTCTGACGGTGCCCCAGGCACTTGGACTTGAGAGTCCAGAACCACCAAAAAGTCTAGAGTCTAACAGCATGAGGGGCTCAGCAGAAGGATGCCCAAAGTGCCACAGTGTTGGCAAGAAAAATGGGTAAATGGGAGCAGCTGCTAGCAGGGGGGGTAGAGACTGAAGTTGGTCTTAGGATCTGGAAACAGTGGGAAGAGAAAGATTAATAATGAAGGAAAGGGTGatggtatttatatagcacttttaaagGGTCATAGTATATCACtggattttcagaactataaaagtgccattatttttacaaatgaggacagtGAGGCAGCGCTTAAGAAACTTGTCCAGAGCTATAGagctaattaagtgtctgaagcagaatttcaactagttcttcctcactccagatcACAGTCTAACCAGGCAGCACAAATAACACAGTTATATATGAGCAAAGTCGGTAAGGAGGAAATTGAAGATTAtcagcagagggaaggcattagcattGAAAGGGCCTAAAGAAGACTTCTTGTAGGGGAAGTTTTTAGAAGAGCCTTGAAAAAGCTGGAGAAGTCCAAAGAGAGAGTGAGGCCTGAAGGGTTCCCCAGTGAGGTGTCAGGAATGGCCAGGAGGCAAGCAGGGACTGGCTGACGGGTGAATGAGGGGAAGGtattaagactggaaaggtagggacAGGGGCCAGGTTctgaaaagagaagataaaaaattaGTCAGCAAAAGCAGTCTAATGGTATGAGCAATAGTTCATCCTGAGAGGTCCCTGACCATtgcaaaaaaatgaacaaagtgcATCCTTTCATCTCCTTTAAAACTTCCTAGATAAGGAGAATATGTATGTCCTAGATAAGAGTAAGTAATTCcagccttcctctctccccatagCTGCTTTATCATGAATTTCCTAGAAAATTGAGAAGGGTAAATGTTTGTCTACCCCCAAATCAGAGAAACAACCAGAGTAGTAAAGTTATGAGATTTGGTATCAGCActcttgaatttgaatcctggttctgacATTTAATCGCTctctgactttgggcaagttgcCTAAACTtaacttttattcctttttctataaACTGAAAAGCTGGACCGGGTGATTTCTAATGTCTCTGAACTTTAAATATTATGACCCTTTGGTTAAGCAGAGTCCAAAGTAGGATGGGACTTCCTTTGGGGTTAAGGGAAGGAACAACAGCTTGGCAATCTCTAGACACTGTCTCCTGACTTGACATGagggaaattttccttttcttcctctattccctAATGAATTTgaatgaggagagaagaggaatgtcaaaatgaatcttaaaaaaaaaaaaaagtaacctttgcttgaagaccctATAACCAACTCCCAAGATACCAATTCAATCTAACTGTTCTTTGGTTTATTgatctttatcttttctctccACAGATGAAGAATCacagtttgagatggacatttaaaGGGCCGGCCACCAGAATTGAGCAGTGGCCCCCAAGACCCACGAATCCCGTTCAGGGGAGGAGACACACCAGTCACGCCTTATAGGAGTTGTTTTTTCCAGAGCAGATGACAGGGATGGGGCGACATGTCCCATTTCCTCCTCCCCCAGTGGAGcagctcccccctccccagaGCCAGCACCAGCAGATACTTCCAGTAATGCCAGGAGCTGCCCTTCCCAGGGGAATTGTTACAGAAACCAACCCCTGCTGCCAAGGGGGCAAAATCAGGGGCAGGAGGAGCCCTTGTGAACTTGTCTAGTTCTTCAGGTCTCATCCTGGATGGATGTGTCCACCCCTTTCAAGTGTGTGCCCTGTGGCCCCCACACAAGGGCACAGGAATGTCCCCTCCAGAGAGGAAATAAAAGCTGGTCGGCCAACTTGACCCAGGGCCGAGAGACCCAAGGCCTGTCTGAGCGTTTCTTCTCTAATACGACTACCTTCACCCCATCTGATGAGTCCCCCTTTCCTTTTGCTCAATCCCACAAGCAGTCCTCTTACCTTCCCCCATCAGGATTTATGCTAGGACATGGGAGGGGCAACCTGGGCCTTCACTTCCAGGGAGTTGCCCCTGCTTTTGAGATGGGCTTGGTTTAATCAAATTACTTCAGTATTTTATTGGATACCTATTATGTACTGATCTTGTGAGAAACAAAAGGCACCTGCGGGGAAGCAAGGCAAGTATACAACCCAATTAAGATAACTAGGGATGCTGTAAAGTCATACACATATACGTGCATGATAAGAGAGATCATTAGGCAGGTGCTAGTATTTGAGCTTGAAGGGAAGGTTAGTATTTTAGCAAATAATAAGGAAGAGAGGACATTGTGGTTCTAGGGATAATAAAGACCAAGTTGTTTGACTAACAAATAGTGAAAAGACCAGTCAGGTGCTAGTATTTGAGCTTGAAGGGAAGGTTAGTATTTTAGCAAATAATAAGGAAGAGAGGACATTGTGGTTCGAGGGTTAATAAAGACCAAGTTGTTTGACTAACAAATAGTGAAAAGACCAGTCAggcaaaattatttcatttcaactTAATATCTGCCCAtgacagaataaagataaaagcatccacacaaaaaaatgatattttgggGTAAAATATAACAGAGACAAAGGAGAGATCTAAGGAAAATGTTCTAGAAAAAGCTGAATTGGTCCTTAAAAAGGACAGTTGCATTCCAGAAAAATCTAGGAATAGTGATTTGGGATTAAAACAGTGATCAAGGCATAGCTAGGAATAAAATGTTCTTAATGAATTCCCATTATTCTGAGATAGGTGTAaccataaaatacaaattttgattaaaaagagagagagagcaaagtgCCCAATATCTGTTTGAATAGGGAGAGATTATTAATGGGAGTGAAGGAAAGCTTTCCTTAAAGTATGTGGGAGCTGAGTCTTAGCAGGATAGGGTTCCTGAGGATCAATAAGACAAGTAGGAAAAGACCACATAATATGAGGACAGCATTCTGAAATGAATTTTATGAGAAGCCCTGGATTGCCATCATGCCtctgatactagctgtgtgactacaTAAAAGTTACTCGGTCTCTCACCCTTTGTTTCCTAACCTGATGTCGTTGTCACGATAATGACATGCACTTAGGAAACCTTAATATGCTTTATGAAAATCTTAGGAAACAATCTGGGATATGTTAGgcacaaaaaaaaagaggaggtgaaatcaagggaaggagggggaaagctGTCAGAAGTTTCAAGGATATCTGATGAGAGATAATGATAATCTTGTAGGGATTTTCTGTGGAATAGTAGGGGCAGAAGCCAGATAGCAAAGTGTTGAAGAGTATATGACAGGGTAGCAGAAGCAAGTATAGTCTTAACAATTAAGCCTAATGCTCTAGTAGTCTCTCTTGCCTGAATCATCCAGTGTTAGCAATCATCTTTGCTTTGTATTATCTACAGATTTAATAAGCATACAATCCATGTCTGATTTTTATCtgataaaaatcaaacaatacaGTTAGGCAGTGATCTCTGGAGAACTTGAACCATTAAAAACTACTGGAGGCTAGCCATCTACCCAATTTTAGATCTACCTGATTGCATATTTTATAGTCTACCTTTTCACTATGAGAATAGCTTGAGTTCTATCAAAAGCTTGGCTAAAAACTAAATATATTATATCCACATTATTCCCCTCGTTTATTAGCTCTGGTTTCCtatcaaaaagaggaaaggaggttAGTCTGCCATGACAGGGTAGTTGAGAGGTCATCTCAAGGGAAAGGTACTTCAGTTGgcccaaggtaaaaaaaaaaaaaaaaaaaaaagactaggaaGACCTTGAGCAGAAAGTGGGATCTGATCTGTCTTAAAGGAAAACAAGCAATCTCCTGCTTCACCCCTATCCTCTTTGCCCTGCCAAGAACCACTGGATTACTTCCCTCTCCTACAAAGCCATACATTCCCACCCCACAACCTATAATTGGGCCATTAGCCTGCCTTGAATTCAGCCCAGCACCTACTTCTGTTTCCAGCTGCTTTCATTTAAGCACATAACAGCTACTAGGTTAATCACTCACCACCATAGTTCAAGAATCCAATTACCCATATTAATAACTTCAATTTCCAGCAATCCAACTTCTTACACAAGATCCACTGCCCACTTTCACAATTTTAACCCTAGAAACAAATGGCTTTTAGCTTTCTGAACCTGTAGTTCTGAAGCCGATTTTAGAAGTGAAAGGAATACCCATGTTCTCCAAACATGGAAAAAAGCTGTTATGATTCTCACAGGGAAATAATTACTAAGTTTCAGAATAGTAGTAGTGATTAACACTTATATGGCactttaatatttgaaaagctctATGTATGATCATATAGAATGAGATacatttgtaaagctcttagcacatcATAGGCTCTGTATAATTACTtagtccctttccccttctcacatctaatcctcacaacaaccccaagAATTAAATGTATCTTCAATTTAGTAAACAGAGAGCCCAGAGTcacagaggccagatttgaaccaacTCTGTTttactcctcttccttctctccactatactacctaggtaaaatataaagaatagatatagaatatatacataacataaagAACATGTAtagaattaaaatgttaaaaaaaaaaaataaagaccaaaCTTTGTGGTATTATGCCTAACAGCATGATTTGAAAACAAAGGTCTTAGTTTTGAAATTTGTAAGAATCCTTAATAAAACTTACAATTTAAGAGAATCTTAAGAAACATCAGACTTTTTAAAATACCCACATACTCCACTTTTAAAAAGGCTTTAATAAGCTTAATTATAAAtaatgcatttttctaattatgatAATTTGCATTAATGCATTTCAACTCATAGAAAGTATTTATATGTGAACAGTTAGCAGACTTAAAGATGATTTCagttagatgagaaaaaaagattctccAAAGAATATTTAAGTATAAGGAGCAAGTGTG
Proteins encoded:
- the EIF4EBP1 gene encoding eukaryotic translation initiation factor 4E-binding protein 1 codes for the protein MSAGGSCGHTPSRAIPATRRVVLSDGSQLPPGDYSTTPGGTLFSTTPGGTRIIYDRKFLMECRNSPVAKTPPRDLPTIPGVTSPPGDEPTTEMTPNHLPNSHEDKPGSHEESQFEMDI